GCGGATCTTCGAGAGCTCGGGCGAGGCGTCGTCCTTCACGGCGCCCGAGGGGTCGATCGCGCGCAGAAGCTCCCGGCGAAGCCCCTCGGCCGGGTCCAGCCCGCCGAGAAGCCGCGCGAGCCCCGGCGCGTCCTCGCGGCGCTTGCGGTACCACGTGAGGACCTGCCCCGCCTGCTCCAGGAGGACGGCGATCTGCCAGAGCTCCTCGCCTCGCAGCGTGGAGCCCTCCGTCTCGAGACGCTGGAGCACGAGGCGGAGGTCGGGCGGCGCTACGGTGGGCGGCGGATCGCCGGCCTCGTGCGCGGCGAGAAGATCGGCGGTCTCCGACTGCGCGGCGCGCGCGTCTTCCGGGCGGCGCATCGGGGCGCGCGAAAGCACGCGCTCGCGACCGGGGACGGAACGGGTCCGACCCGCCAGCGCGCGAAGCACCGCGGCAAACTCCAGAACGTCATGTGCGTGATCCCGCGCGCGCTCCATTTGCATGGGCTCCGCGGAACCGTTCGGCGCCGTGGCCGGGCGCTGGTCCAATTCGGTGTGGCTTCTTTCCGGGGGTTCGGGGCCGGCCGGCGTTACCGGCCCAGGAGACAAACGGGAAACCGGCTCGCGCCGGTTTCCCGCCTGGATGTTCGGTTGGACGACCCTAGTCGGCCGACTTCATTCGGGCCATCATCTTCCTCTTCGCGGCGTTGAGCTTTCGCTTCTTCCGCTCGCTCGGTTTCTCGAAGTGCTGATGTCTGCGCAGGTCGGCGAGAATTCCAGCTTTCTCGCACTTCTTCTTGAACCGGCGAAGGGCACTCTCGAAGGACTCTCCGTCCTTGACCCTGATGCCGGGCATCCTATGAATCGCCTCCTTCGGGACAGGTTAAGGGTACCGAACGGGCTCGCCCAACGTATTGGGCAAACTGCGGCTAACGCTACTGAAGATACCCCGGTGCCCCTGTTTTGTCAACTCGCCCCAACCCCGCCGTCAGCATCAGGTTACGGGCGGCCCCCAGGAGGGCCAGGACCGCCGCGGAGGTAGTCAACCGACTGGGTCCCAAGGAGATAGGGCGAAAGGTTCGCGCCGCCAGGAACTCCCCCTCTTGGCGGAGAAATCCACCGGGAGGTCCAACTGCCATTATGACATGAGGTTGCGAACCTACTGCCATCGCTTGGGCATGCTCTGCCCGAAGCGGCTCTCCCCGCGGGTCGGCGATCAGACGCATTGAATCTGCGGGGATCTCCTGAGAGGCCTCCTCCAAGCTCCGGGAGGAGCGCAGGGCGGGAAGCCGGGTACGGCGCGACTGCTTGAGCGCCGATCGGGCGATCCGCGCCAGACGGTCGAGGCGCGCTTCCGCCAGTCCCCCGCGCCCGCTGTGCCCCGTGGCGACGAAGTCGATCGCGGTCGCGCCCAACGGGACCGCGAGCGAGACGATCGTCTCGATCTGCGGGAGATCCGGGATGCCGGCCAGAACGGTGATGGCGACCCCGAGCTCGCCCGCATCCTCGGTGCGGGACTCGATCCTCCCGGCGGCGATACCGCCGGAATCGGTCTCGAGGACGCAGCGGTAGAGGATCCCCTCCCCGTCCACCGCCTCGAAGGGGGTTCCCGGCGCGGCGCGGAAGACGCGAAGGAGATGGCGCGATTCGGAGGCGCTCAGGCGAAGCCTTACCCCGTCAACGTCGGCGCGGTCCACCCAGAACGCCGTGTCGGGCGTCCGCGCCGCACCCTTCATCCTGAGGCGCTCAGCCTTCGTCGCCCGTCCACGCCGGGCGGCGCGGCGCGGGAGCCTTGGCCTCGGGAAGCGTCTCGAAGTCCTGAAGGAGCTTCTTGCCGCGCTCGGAGAGCTTGGACGGAACCGCCACGACGACGCGCACGAGCAGGTCGCCGGTCCCCGAGCGCTGGAGGCTCTTCAGTCCCTTCCCGCGCAGGCGGAGGAGCTTCCCCGTCGCCGTTCCTGCGGGGATCTCCACCAGCGCGCGGCCGCCGCCCAGCGTGGGCACCTCGACCTTCCCGCCGAGCGCCGCCCGCGACAGGCTGACCGGAACCTCGATGACCAGGTCGTCGCCGTCGCGCGCGAAGAGCGGGTGCTCGATCTCCTCGATGTGGGCGATCAGGTCCCCCGCGGGGCCGCCGCGCGGGCCCGCGTCGCCCATGCCGGGGAGCGGGATGAAGTTGCCGCTCGAGACGCCGGCCGGCACCTTGATCGCGATCTCGCTCTGCTCCCGCACGCGCCCCTCGCCGTGACAGACCGGGCAGGGATTCTCGACGATGGTTCCCTCACCATGGCAGCGGTCGCACGTCGAGACGTTGATGAGCTGGCCGAAGATGGAGCGCTGCACCTGCCGGATCTGCCCCGAGCCGTGGCATTTCGGACACGTGATGCGGCTGGTCCCTTCCTTGGCGCCGGTCCCCTTGCAGGTCTTGCAGACGCGGAGGTGCCGGACCTTGACCCGCTTCTCCGTCCCGGTCGCGATCTCCTCGAGGGTGAGCGGAAGGCGAAGCTCGAGGGTGTTGCCGCGCCGCTCGCGCGGGCGGCGGGCGCCGCCGCCGCCTTCCTCGAACAGGTCGCCGAATCCCCCGGGGCCGCCGAAGTCGCGCATGAAGGCGCGCAGCGCGTCGGCCAGGTCGAAGCCGCGCATGTCCTCGAAGCCGCCGCCCCCGCCGCCGGGAAATCCCTGCGGCGCGTGGCCGAAGCGGTCGTAGCGGGCGCGCTTCTCCGGGTCGGAAAGAACTTCGTAGGCCTCGGCCACTTCCTTGAAGCGCTCCTCAGCCTGCTTGTCGCCCGGATTCTTGTCAGGGTGGAATTTCAGCGCGAGCTGCCGGTACGCCTTCTTGATCTCCTCAGGCGACGCGCTCCGCTCGACCCCGAGCACTTCGTAGTAGTCGCGAACCGTGCTCACGCGCGATGCCGGTCCTTACCGGACGGCTCGGTCCGGTCGACGTCGGTGGCGCCCATGCGATCGCGATCCTCGAGCGGCGGCGGAATCGTATCGGGAGGCGCGTTGGATCCGAGCATCGAGGGCGGCGTGGGCGTGTCGGCCGGCGGGCCCGCGACGACCACCTTGGCGTGGCGCAGCACGCGATCGTTCAGCAGGTAGCCGGGCTGGGCCACGTCCAGCACCAGGCCGGGCCGCGTGCCCGGGGGCGCGACCCGCTCGCCGATGGCGTCGTGGAGATTGGGATCGAACGGCTGCCCCGCCGACCGGATCGGGGCGAGGCCCTCCTTCTCGAGGATCTTCATCATCCGGTCGCGCACCAGCTCCACGCCCGCGTGGAGCGGATCGTGCGGCGTGCCGGGCATCGCCGCCAGCGCGCGCTCGAAGTCGTCGAGCACCGGCAGGAGCTCGCGGATCAAGGACTCCTGCGCGTAGCGGATGGTCTGCTCGGACTCGAGCTTCCGGCGCTTCTGCACGTTGGTCATCTCGGCCAGCGCGCGAAGCAGCTCCTCCTCGCGATCGCGGAGGCGCCGGATCTCCGCCTCCACCGCCTCGGGATCGCGCCCCGGGGCTCCCGTATCGGCTTCCGTATCGGGCGCGGCGTTCTTGTCCGGGGCGTCGCCCCTGGTTTCGTCACGGTCTTCCGTCATGGCTCCGCGTTTCGGTTTCATGTCTATGCTCCCGCGAGGCGGGCGCCCACGTAGGAGACGAGGGAGACCACGCGCCGGTACGGCATCCGCACCGGTCCCATGACTCCGATCGCGCCCCGAAGGCCGCCGACCGCCACGCCCATTCCGACGATCGAGCACGCGCGAATCGCGGGAGATTCGATCTCCCGGCCGATCGCCACGCGCGGCACACTCTCGCCCGAGAACGCGTCCAGCGTCCGGACGAGCGACTCCTGGTTCGCCAGCAAGGATACGAGCGGCCGGAGCGTTCCGGGCGCTTGAAACTCGGGCTGCGACGCGATGTTGTCGGCGCCGTCCATGCGCACGGCGGGCTCCTCGCGCGTCGAGAGGAGCCGCGAGGCGCGCGTGAGCGCCTCCTCGATGAAGCTCGCGATCTCGGGGGGCGCGCCCGCGCGCGCCTCGACCGCCAGCGCCTCCAGCGTCCTGGGCCCCGCCGCGGGAAGCCGCGCGCGGATCCAGGACTCGGCCCGGCGAAGGTCGGCGGCGCACGGGGAGCGCTCGGGCCGCCACGTGTCAGTGGCCACCATGCCGTCGCGCGCGCCCACGGCCACGACGACGTGCCCCCCGTCCAGGGCGACGAGATTCACCTGGTCCACGACCTCTTCCCGCGACCGCACCGCCATCACGGCGAGCTGCCGGGTGGCGCGAGCGAGAATGGGAGCGAGATCGGAGGCGCGCGACTGGAGGCGCGCGCGTCCGATCGCGTCGTCGAGGATGCGGCGCATGGCGATCGGGACCGTCTCGGGGCGCATCAGATGATCGACGTAGTAGCGGTACCCCGCCTCGGTGGGGACGCGCCCGGCCGAGGTGTGGGGGTGGCGGAGCAGTCCCAGCTCTTCCAGCTCGCGCATCGCGTTCCGGATCGTGGCCGGCGAGATACTCAGGTGGTAGGCGGCGCGCACGTACTGGGAGCCCACCGGCTCGGCGCGCGAGACGTGGCTCTCCACGACGAACGTCAGGATGCGGCTGAGCCGCGGATCGAGCTCTGGATCGAAACGATTGGGCTTCATCGGGGCACTCCCGGGACGCTTCCCGGAATTCCGGGCGTTAGCACTTTCGGACGTCGAGTGCCAACGCGACGACGCTAGCAGCGGGGCCGTGGGCTGTCAACCCGGCGAGGCCCCCGAAACGGCGCCCGGGCCCATGCCGGCCTCCCGCCGTGAATGGCTTCCCGCTTCCGACCTCGCAAAGAGCTCCGCGGCGGACTCGAGCGCGGTCATCAGCCCGCGCTCGGTGGGGCGGACGCTCCCCCGCCCCGATCTCAGCGCCCCGGCCGCCTCGCCCCAACGAAGCCACCCGTCGGCCTCGCGAGGCGCGGCCCGATCCAGCGCCACCCGCCGGAGACCGCGCGCGCGCCGGAGCCCCAGGAACACGACCTCTTCCCGCGCGTCGGCCTCGCTGAGGGCGCGCACGTCGCGTCGGGGCAGCGCCCCCGCTTCGACGCGGTCGAACCACCGCGACACGTCCTCCTCGTTTCCCCAGCGCCGCGACCCGTCGAACGAGTGCGCGCCGGGGCCGAGTCCGAGATAGGGGCGGCGGATCCAGTAGGACTGGTTGTGCCGCGACTCGAATCCGGACCGCGCCCAGCTCGAGACTTCGTAGCGGTGGTAGCCCGCGGTGGCGAGCAAGCGTCCCGCGGCATCGTAGCGCTCCGCCGCGTCGTCTTCGGTCGGGATCGCGATCGCCCCGCGCGTGGCCTTGGCCGCGAGCGGCGTGCCCTCCTCGACCTGGAGCGCATAGATCGAGAGGTGCGGCACGCCCAGCGCGACGACCCGCTCCACCCCGCGGGCGAAGCCATCCGCGGTTTCGCCGGGAACGCCCGCCATGAGATCCAGCGAGACGTTCGTGAAGCCCGCGGCGCGAGCGCGCGCGAGCGCGTCCAGCGCTCCTTCGGCGGTGTGGATCCTCCCGAGCGCGCGGAGTGCGGCGGCCTCGAACGACTGGACCCCCAGGCTCAGGCGGTCCACGCCGGCCTGCCGGAGGAGGCGCAGCTTCTCGGCCGTCAGTCCCTCGGGGTTCGCTTCCACCGTCCACTCGCGCACGCGGGCGATCGGAAACGCCGAGCGAACCCAGTCCAGGAACGACGCGAGCGTGCCTGGGTCGAGCGCGGTCGGCGTTCCGCCGCCGACGAAGATCGTCCGGGGGCGGTTCTCGGCCCACGCACCGGGAGCCTCGGCCGAGGCCAGCTCCCACTCCCGCGCCAGCGCGCGCAGGAGCCGCTCCGGCTCGGCGTGGTGGAGCGGCGCCTTGGAGAAGGCGCAGTAGGGGCAGA
The window above is part of the Candidatus Binatia bacterium genome. Proteins encoded here:
- the dnaJ gene encoding molecular chaperone DnaJ; this translates as MSTVRDYYEVLGVERSASPEEIKKAYRQLALKFHPDKNPGDKQAEERFKEVAEAYEVLSDPEKRARYDRFGHAPQGFPGGGGGGFEDMRGFDLADALRAFMRDFGGPGGFGDLFEEGGGGARRPRERRGNTLELRLPLTLEEIATGTEKRVKVRHLRVCKTCKGTGAKEGTSRITCPKCHGSGQIRQVQRSIFGQLINVSTCDRCHGEGTIVENPCPVCHGEGRVREQSEIAIKVPAGVSSGNFIPLPGMGDAGPRGGPAGDLIAHIEEIEHPLFARDGDDLVIEVPVSLSRAALGGKVEVPTLGGGRALVEIPAGTATGKLLRLRGKGLKSLQRSGTGDLLVRVVVAVPSKLSERGKKLLQDFETLPEAKAPAPRRPAWTGDEG
- a CDS encoding RsmE family RNA methyltransferase, coding for MKGAARTPDTAFWVDRADVDGVRLRLSASESRHLLRVFRAAPGTPFEAVDGEGILYRCVLETDSGGIAAGRIESRTEDAGELGVAITVLAGIPDLPQIETIVSLAVPLGATAIDFVATGHSGRGGLAEARLDRLARIARSALKQSRRTRLPALRSSRSLEEASQEIPADSMRLIADPRGEPLRAEHAQAMAVGSQPHVIMAVGPPGGFLRQEGEFLAARTFRPISLGPSRLTTSAAVLALLGAARNLMLTAGLGRVDKTGAPGYLQ
- the hemW gene encoding radical SAM family heme chaperone HemW, which gives rise to MDYGLYVHLPYCRSLCPYCAFSKAPLHHAEPERLLRALAREWELASAEAPGAWAENRPRTIFVGGGTPTALDPGTLASFLDWVRSAFPIARVREWTVEANPEGLTAEKLRLLRQAGVDRLSLGVQSFEAAALRALGRIHTAEGALDALARARAAGFTNVSLDLMAGVPGETADGFARGVERVVALGVPHLSIYALQVEEGTPLAAKATRGAIAIPTEDDAAERYDAAGRLLATAGYHRYEVSSWARSGFESRHNQSYWIRRPYLGLGPGAHSFDGSRRWGNEEDVSRWFDRVEAGALPRRDVRALSEADAREEVVFLGLRRARGLRRVALDRAAPREADGWLRWGEAAGALRSGRGSVRPTERGLMTALESAAELFARSEAGSHSRREAGMGPGAVSGASPG
- a CDS encoding nucleotide exchange factor GrpE; its protein translation is MKPKRGAMTEDRDETRGDAPDKNAAPDTEADTGAPGRDPEAVEAEIRRLRDREEELLRALAEMTNVQKRRKLESEQTIRYAQESLIRELLPVLDDFERALAAMPGTPHDPLHAGVELVRDRMMKILEKEGLAPIRSAGQPFDPNLHDAIGERVAPPGTRPGLVLDVAQPGYLLNDRVLRHAKVVVAGPPADTPTPPSMLGSNAPPDTIPPPLEDRDRMGATDVDRTEPSGKDRHRA
- the hrcA gene encoding heat-inducible transcriptional repressor HrcA, which encodes MKPNRFDPELDPRLSRILTFVVESHVSRAEPVGSQYVRAAYHLSISPATIRNAMRELEELGLLRHPHTSAGRVPTEAGYRYYVDHLMRPETVPIAMRRILDDAIGRARLQSRASDLAPILARATRQLAVMAVRSREEVVDQVNLVALDGGHVVVAVGARDGMVATDTWRPERSPCAADLRRAESWIRARLPAAGPRTLEALAVEARAGAPPEIASFIEEALTRASRLLSTREEPAVRMDGADNIASQPEFQAPGTLRPLVSLLANQESLVRTLDAFSGESVPRVAIGREIESPAIRACSIVGMGVAVGGLRGAIGVMGPVRMPYRRVVSLVSYVGARLAGA
- the rpsU gene encoding 30S ribosomal protein S21, translated to MPGIRVKDGESFESALRRFKKKCEKAGILADLRRHQHFEKPSERKKRKLNAAKRKMMARMKSAD